One Synechococcus sp. JA-2-3B'a(2-13) genomic window carries:
- a CDS encoding DNA-directed RNA polymerase subunit gamma, producing MAKTEQRFDYVKIGLASPERIMEWGQRTLPNGQVVGEVTKPETINYRTLKPEMDGLFCERIFGPAKDWECHCGKYKRVRHRGIVCERCGVEVTESRVRRHRMGYIKLAAPVTHVWYLKGIPSHIATLLDMPLRDVEQVVYFNAYVVVDPGNAQNLSYKQLLTEDQFLEIEDQMYEEGSELQLPENWAMIGAEAIERLLKDIDLEKEAEQLREEITSARGQKRARLIKRLRVIDNFIATGSRPEWMVLRVLPVIPPDLRPMVQLDGGRFATSDLNDLYRRVINRNNRLARLQEIMAPEIIVRNEKRMLQEAVDALIDNGRRGRVVAGANNRPLKSLSDIIEGKQGRFRQNLLGKRVDYSGRSVIVVGPNLRMHQCGLPKEMAIELFQPFVIHKLIKRGIVNNIKAAKKMIQSNDPQIWDVLEEVIDGHPVLLNRAPTLHRLGIQAFEPILVEGRAIQLHPLVCPAFNADFDGDQMAVHVPLSLEAQAEARLLMLATNNILSPATGAPIITPSQDMVLGCYYLTADNPHAPDIGDRFFASLEDALIAYDRGAIGLHSKVWVRYHGPMELGKGEKESEPQIIEEAGGIRLKITNYRRIREDQNGNVISQYIRTTPGRIIFNKTVQDILSA from the coding sequence ATGGCCAAAACAGAGCAACGCTTTGACTATGTCAAAATCGGCTTGGCTTCTCCAGAACGGATCATGGAGTGGGGCCAGCGCACCCTGCCGAATGGTCAAGTGGTGGGGGAAGTCACCAAGCCCGAGACCATCAATTACCGCACCCTCAAGCCGGAGATGGATGGTCTTTTCTGTGAGCGCATCTTTGGGCCGGCCAAAGACTGGGAATGCCACTGCGGTAAGTACAAGCGAGTACGGCATCGGGGGATCGTCTGCGAGCGCTGTGGGGTGGAGGTGACCGAGTCGCGGGTGCGCCGCCACCGCATGGGCTACATCAAGTTGGCCGCTCCGGTCACCCACGTTTGGTATTTGAAAGGGATCCCCAGCCACATCGCCACCCTGTTGGACATGCCGCTGCGGGATGTGGAGCAAGTGGTGTACTTCAACGCCTACGTAGTGGTGGATCCGGGCAATGCCCAGAATCTCTCCTACAAACAACTGTTGACGGAGGATCAATTCCTCGAGATCGAAGATCAGATGTACGAGGAGGGATCCGAACTGCAACTGCCGGAGAACTGGGCGATGATCGGGGCGGAGGCCATCGAGCGCCTGCTCAAGGATATCGACCTGGAAAAAGAGGCGGAGCAACTGCGGGAGGAGATCACCAGTGCTCGCGGCCAAAAGCGGGCGCGCCTGATCAAGCGGCTGCGGGTAATCGACAACTTCATCGCCACCGGATCCCGTCCGGAGTGGATGGTGTTGCGGGTGCTGCCGGTGATCCCGCCGGATCTGCGCCCCATGGTGCAGTTGGATGGGGGCCGCTTTGCCACCAGCGACCTCAACGATCTCTACCGTCGTGTGATCAACCGCAACAACCGCCTGGCCCGGCTGCAGGAGATCATGGCGCCGGAGATCATTGTGCGCAACGAAAAGCGCATGCTCCAGGAGGCGGTGGACGCGCTGATCGACAACGGTCGGCGGGGGCGCGTGGTGGCGGGGGCCAACAACCGTCCCCTCAAGTCCCTCTCCGACATCATCGAAGGCAAACAGGGGCGCTTCCGGCAAAACCTGTTGGGCAAACGGGTGGACTACTCCGGACGTTCGGTGATCGTGGTGGGGCCCAACCTGCGCATGCACCAGTGTGGCCTGCCCAAAGAGATGGCCATCGAGCTGTTCCAGCCCTTTGTCATCCACAAATTGATCAAGCGGGGCATTGTCAACAACATCAAGGCTGCCAAAAAGATGATCCAGAGCAATGACCCACAGATTTGGGATGTGCTGGAAGAGGTGATCGACGGCCACCCCGTCTTGCTCAACCGTGCCCCCACCCTGCACCGCCTGGGGATCCAAGCTTTTGAGCCAATCCTGGTGGAGGGAAGGGCGATTCAACTTCACCCTCTGGTTTGCCCCGCCTTCAATGCTGACTTCGACGGCGACCAGATGGCGGTGCATGTGCCCCTTTCTCTGGAAGCTCAGGCGGAAGCTCGCCTGCTGATGCTGGCCACCAACAACATCCTCTCCCCTGCCACTGGCGCCCCTATCATCACCCCCAGCCAAGATATGGTGTTGGGGTGCTACTACCTGACGGCGGACAACCCCCACGCGCCAGATATTGGCGATCGCTTCTTCGCCAGCTTGGAAGATGCTCTCATCGCCTACGACCGCGGCGCCATCGGCCTGCACAGCAAGGTCTGGGTGCGCTACCACGGCCCGATGGAGTTGGGCAAGGGCGAAAAAGAGTCCGAGCCGCAAATTATCGAAGAAGCGGGCGGCATCCGCCTCAAGATCACCAACTACCGCCGTATCCGCGAAGATCAAAACGGCAACGTGATCAGCCAGTACATTCGCACCACGCCGGGCCGGATCATTTTTAACAAGACCGTGCAGGATATTTTGTCTGCGTAG
- the tenA gene encoding thiaminase II, whose translation MPQSFTAHLWQAIQPIYKQILDHPFNRELAAGSLSRQRFQFYLQQDALYLTDFARALALIGARSEGAEQVVSFLNFALGAIVAERSLHESYFRLYDIQPETAYAPACFAYTRFLLAAAAVDPYEVAIAAVLPCFWIYREVGSAIYRTAQPDNPYQQWIDTYAGEEFAQVVQQALDITDSVAQQATEPLREKMRAAFVTASRLEWLFWDSAYRLESWQPA comes from the coding sequence ATGCCCCAGTCCTTTACTGCCCACCTTTGGCAAGCCATTCAGCCCATCTACAAGCAAATCCTCGATCACCCCTTCAACCGAGAGTTGGCAGCGGGCAGCCTATCGCGGCAGCGGTTCCAGTTTTATTTGCAGCAAGATGCTCTTTATCTCACGGATTTTGCCCGCGCCCTGGCCTTGATTGGAGCTCGTTCCGAAGGGGCTGAGCAGGTGGTGAGTTTCTTGAACTTTGCCCTGGGAGCCATTGTGGCCGAACGCAGCCTGCACGAAAGCTATTTTCGCCTCTACGACATTCAACCCGAAACAGCCTATGCCCCTGCCTGCTTCGCCTATACCCGTTTTTTGTTGGCTGCGGCGGCTGTGGATCCCTATGAGGTGGCCATTGCCGCTGTGCTGCCCTGCTTTTGGATCTACCGAGAGGTGGGATCCGCCATCTATCGCACCGCACAGCCCGACAATCCCTACCAACAGTGGATCGACACCTACGCCGGGGAAGAATTTGCCCAAGTGGTGCAGCAGGCTTTGGACATCACCGACTCCGTCGCTCAGCAGGCTACAGAGCCGCTGCGGGAAAAGATGAGGGCAGCTTTTGTCACTGCCTCCCGGTTGGAATGGCTGTTTTGGGACAGTGCCTATCGCCTCGAATCTTGGCAACCCGCCTAA
- a CDS encoding uracil-DNA glycosylase — MTTRRSEALGLQDWATLQTEIVSCCRCPRLVAWRESVALQKVARFRDQLYWGRPVPGFGDPQARLWVIGLAPAAHGGNRTGRVFTGDPSGDWLFRALYRAGFANQPTSTHREDGLQLQDCYISAVVRCVPPENRPTAIEAKTCLGYLKQELELLTQVRVILTLGHFAFQHALTLLPPLRPRPRFGHNCVIPLAEGRYLLASYHPSRRNTATRLLTEPMLDAVFAQAQQLLSGKPARPGEH, encoded by the coding sequence ATGACGACGAGGAGGAGTGAGGCGCTGGGTCTCCAGGATTGGGCCACTTTGCAAACTGAAATCGTCAGTTGCTGCCGCTGCCCCCGCTTGGTGGCCTGGCGAGAGTCAGTCGCCCTTCAGAAGGTGGCCCGTTTTCGCGACCAGCTCTACTGGGGCCGACCGGTGCCAGGGTTCGGGGATCCGCAGGCGCGGCTGTGGGTGATCGGGTTGGCGCCGGCAGCCCATGGGGGCAACCGCACCGGGCGCGTGTTTACCGGGGATCCCAGCGGGGACTGGCTGTTTCGCGCCCTGTACCGAGCCGGGTTTGCCAATCAGCCCACCTCTACCCACCGAGAGGATGGCCTGCAATTGCAGGATTGCTACATCTCGGCAGTGGTGCGCTGTGTGCCCCCGGAGAACCGCCCCACCGCCATAGAAGCCAAGACCTGCCTGGGCTACCTGAAGCAAGAGCTGGAGCTGCTAACCCAGGTGCGAGTGATCCTGACGTTGGGGCATTTTGCCTTCCAACACGCTCTGACGCTCTTGCCACCTCTCAGGCCCCGTCCCCGCTTTGGCCACAATTGCGTTATTCCTTTGGCAGAGGGTCGCTATTTGCTGGCGTCTTACCATCCCAGCCGGCGCAACACCGCCACACGGCTGCTGACGGAGCCGATGTTGGATGCCGTTTTCGCGCAAGCCCAGCAGTTGCTGTCTGGTAAGCCAGCCCGACCGGGTGAGCATTAG
- a CDS encoding DNA-directed RNA polymerase subunit beta', with protein MPFRNYQIGKKELRNLIAWSFARYGTARTAQMADALKTLGFKYATQAAVSISVEDLRVPPSKRQLLAQAEAEIEAATERYTRGEITEVERYQKVIDTWNQINDQIKEEMLNNFRQNDPLNSVYMMANSGARGNVSQVRQLVGMRGLMANPQGRIIDLPIKTNFREGLTVTEYIISSYGARKGLVDTALRTADSGYLTRRLVDVSQDVIVRESDCGTEQGILLEYLMDGDKVVVSLEERLVGRVLARDVVHPQTQEILARRNQEVDHDLARTIAEAGIRQVMVRSPLTCEANRSVCRMCYGWSLAHSRLVDLGEAVGIIAAQSIGEPGTQLTMRTFHTGGVFTGEVARQIRAPFAGVVRFPKNLRTRPFRTRHGDDALQVEVNNQIILEGPDGQRESFDMTQGSTLLVRDGAQVQRDQLIAEVSLAKASRKSTEKAQKEVVADLAGEIRFADLPIEEKTDRQGNTTYTAQRQGLIWVMSGQVYNLPPGAEPVVKNGDRVQAGDVIAETSLVTEHGGIVRLPERSDTRSGREVEIINASVVLREARVRVESHQGREQFLLDTSSGQTFVLKATPGTKVGNDEVVAELIDNHFRSQTGGLVKFAGIEVARRGKAKQGYEVIQGGTLLWIPEETHEVNKDISLLNVDDGQYVEAGTEVVKDIFCQNAGVVEVIQKNDILREIVIKPGSLHLVDNPADLEVKSGTLIQPGQPVLSSIVPDRLVYLEHVETPEGPGLLLRPVQEYEIPDRPLVPTQESTSESGRSIRLRAVQRVPFKDGERVKSVGPVELLRTQLVLEIDTDAPQLKADIELIQDEKDPDIRRLQLVILETLLLRRDVEADLTQGSTHTRLLVKEGDSIASGDVIARTEIQAKKAGIVQGIREGAEVVRRVLVITDDDLVQVPLTGPANVEVGALVRVGDELAPGIPSPQSGQVMQITDGQVLLRMARPYLVSAGAILQVRNGDLVQRGDSLALLVFERAKTGDIIQGLPRIEELLEARKPKEMCVLAKRPGTVQLSWRGEEPDLKVIEADGTVRDYSVLPGQSLIVVDGQPVGVGDPLTDGPANPHDLLEIYYEYHRQTLGDDQAARLALREVQRFFVNEVQNVYRSQGVEISDKHIEIVVRQMTSKVRVDDGGDTILLPGELVELREIQQINATMAITGGAPAKYTPVLLGITKASLNTDSFISAASFQETTRVLTEAAIEGKSDWLRGLKENVIIGRLIPAGTGFTTYEEIAAEPEPDEEEEEPAVLPELPPRLILEDDQLIDDSTPAFDELEEDDDEEE; from the coding sequence GTGCCCTTTCGCAACTATCAAATTGGCAAAAAAGAGCTGCGCAACCTAATTGCTTGGTCTTTTGCCCGCTACGGCACAGCCCGCACCGCTCAGATGGCGGATGCTCTGAAGACCCTGGGCTTCAAATACGCCACCCAGGCAGCCGTCTCCATCAGCGTCGAAGATCTGCGCGTTCCCCCCAGCAAGCGGCAGTTGTTGGCACAAGCGGAAGCCGAGATCGAGGCGGCCACCGAGCGCTATACCCGTGGAGAAATCACAGAGGTGGAGCGCTACCAAAAGGTGATCGACACCTGGAACCAGATCAACGACCAGATCAAAGAGGAGATGCTCAACAACTTCCGGCAGAACGATCCCCTCAACTCCGTTTACATGATGGCCAACTCGGGGGCAAGGGGGAACGTCTCCCAGGTGCGCCAGTTGGTGGGCATGCGCGGCCTGATGGCCAACCCCCAGGGGAGGATCATCGATTTGCCCATCAAAACCAATTTCCGCGAGGGCCTGACCGTTACCGAATACATCATCTCTTCCTATGGGGCCCGCAAGGGTTTAGTGGATACGGCCCTGCGCACCGCCGACTCCGGCTACCTCACCCGCCGCTTGGTGGACGTGTCTCAGGATGTGATCGTGCGGGAATCCGACTGCGGCACTGAGCAGGGCATCCTTCTGGAATACCTGATGGACGGGGACAAGGTGGTGGTGTCTCTGGAGGAGCGCTTGGTGGGCCGAGTGTTGGCGCGCGACGTGGTGCATCCACAAACCCAGGAGATCCTCGCCCGCCGCAACCAAGAAGTGGATCACGACTTGGCTAGAACCATTGCAGAGGCTGGCATCCGCCAGGTGATGGTGCGTTCTCCCCTCACCTGTGAAGCCAACCGCTCCGTGTGCCGGATGTGCTACGGCTGGAGCTTGGCCCATTCCCGCTTGGTGGATCTGGGGGAAGCGGTCGGGATCATCGCCGCCCAATCGATTGGGGAGCCGGGCACCCAGTTGACGATGCGCACCTTCCACACGGGAGGCGTGTTTACAGGGGAGGTGGCCCGCCAAATTCGCGCCCCCTTTGCGGGTGTGGTGCGGTTCCCGAAAAATCTGCGCACCCGCCCCTTCCGTACCCGCCACGGCGACGATGCTCTACAAGTGGAGGTAAACAACCAAATCATCTTGGAAGGCCCAGACGGTCAACGGGAGTCCTTCGACATGACTCAGGGATCCACCCTGCTGGTGCGGGACGGAGCCCAGGTGCAGCGGGATCAGTTGATTGCAGAGGTGTCCCTGGCCAAGGCCAGCCGTAAGAGCACCGAGAAAGCCCAGAAAGAGGTGGTGGCCGACCTGGCTGGAGAAATTCGCTTTGCCGATCTGCCCATCGAGGAGAAGACTGACCGCCAGGGTAACACCACCTACACTGCCCAGCGGCAGGGATTGATCTGGGTGATGTCTGGACAGGTGTACAACCTGCCTCCGGGGGCCGAGCCGGTGGTGAAAAACGGGGATCGGGTGCAGGCGGGGGATGTGATCGCCGAAACCTCGCTGGTGACGGAGCATGGCGGCATTGTGCGGCTACCGGAGCGCAGCGACACCAGAAGTGGGCGCGAGGTGGAGATCATCAACGCTTCGGTGGTGTTGCGGGAAGCACGGGTACGGGTGGAATCCCACCAGGGGCGGGAGCAGTTTTTGCTGGACACTTCTAGTGGGCAGACCTTCGTCCTCAAGGCCACTCCGGGCACCAAAGTAGGCAACGACGAGGTGGTGGCGGAGCTGATCGACAACCACTTCCGCAGTCAGACGGGAGGCTTGGTGAAGTTCGCCGGCATTGAGGTGGCACGGCGCGGCAAGGCCAAGCAAGGTTACGAAGTCATCCAGGGCGGCACCCTGCTGTGGATCCCAGAAGAGACCCACGAGGTGAACAAGGACATCTCCCTGCTGAACGTGGACGATGGCCAGTATGTGGAAGCAGGCACTGAGGTGGTGAAAGACATCTTTTGCCAGAATGCCGGTGTTGTCGAAGTCATCCAGAAGAACGACATTCTGCGGGAGATTGTCATCAAGCCGGGATCCCTGCATCTGGTGGACAACCCCGCCGACTTGGAAGTGAAAAGTGGCACCCTAATCCAGCCAGGGCAACCGGTGCTCAGCAGCATCGTTCCCGACCGACTGGTCTACCTGGAACACGTGGAAACTCCCGAAGGCCCAGGCTTGCTGCTGCGTCCGGTGCAGGAGTACGAGATCCCCGACCGGCCCTTGGTGCCCACTCAAGAGTCCACCAGCGAGTCCGGTCGCTCCATTCGTCTGCGGGCGGTGCAGCGGGTTCCCTTCAAAGATGGGGAGCGGGTGAAGTCGGTAGGCCCTGTAGAGCTCCTGCGCACCCAACTGGTGCTGGAAATCGATACCGACGCCCCACAACTGAAGGCCGATATCGAGCTGATCCAAGATGAGAAGGATCCAGATATTCGCCGCCTGCAACTGGTGATTCTGGAAACCCTGTTGCTGCGCCGCGACGTGGAAGCGGATCTGACGCAGGGGAGTACCCACACGCGGCTGTTGGTGAAGGAAGGAGACTCCATCGCCAGCGGAGATGTTATCGCCCGCACCGAAATCCAAGCCAAAAAGGCCGGGATCGTCCAAGGGATCCGCGAGGGAGCGGAGGTGGTACGGCGGGTGCTGGTGATTACCGACGACGATCTGGTGCAGGTGCCCCTGACGGGCCCAGCCAATGTGGAAGTGGGGGCGCTGGTGCGGGTTGGGGACGAGCTTGCTCCCGGGATCCCTTCTCCACAGTCAGGACAGGTGATGCAGATAACGGACGGCCAAGTCCTGTTGCGGATGGCGCGGCCCTACTTGGTTTCTGCGGGTGCCATCCTGCAGGTACGGAATGGCGATCTGGTGCAGCGGGGGGATTCTCTGGCCCTCCTGGTGTTCGAGCGGGCCAAGACAGGGGACATCATCCAGGGTCTGCCGCGGATTGAGGAGCTGCTGGAGGCCCGCAAGCCCAAGGAAATGTGTGTTCTGGCCAAGCGGCCCGGCACCGTTCAACTGAGCTGGCGGGGAGAAGAGCCAGATCTCAAGGTCATCGAAGCCGATGGCACGGTTAGAGACTATTCTGTGCTGCCGGGGCAGAGCTTGATCGTGGTAGATGGACAGCCGGTGGGGGTGGGGGATCCCCTAACCGATGGCCCTGCCAACCCCCACGACCTCTTGGAGATCTACTACGAGTACCATCGCCAAACCTTGGGAGATGACCAAGCCGCACGGTTGGCTCTGCGGGAGGTGCAGCGCTTCTTTGTCAACGAAGTGCAGAACGTCTACCGCTCCCAGGGGGTGGAGATCTCCGACAAACACATCGAGATCGTGGTGCGCCAGATGACCTCCAAGGTGCGGGTGGATGATGGCGGCGACACCATCCTGCTGCCGGGCGAGCTGGTGGAGTTGCGGGAAATCCAGCAGATCAATGCCACCATGGCCATTACTGGAGGAGCGCCGGCCAAATACACGCCCGTCCTGCTGGGGATCACCAAGGCCAGCTTGAATACCGACAGCTTCATCTCAGCGGCCAGCTTCCAGGAAACCACCCGCGTGCTTACAGAGGCGGCCATCGAGGGCAAATCCGACTGGCTGCGCGGCTTGAAGGAAAACGTAATCATCGGGCGCTTGATCCCGGCAGGCACGGGCTTCACCACCTACGAGGAGATTGCCGCCGAGCCGGAGCCTGACGAAGAGGAGGAAGAGCCTGCGGTGTTGCCGGAGCTGCCGCCTCGTTTGATCTTGGAAGATGATCAATTGATCGACGATTCCACCCCTGCCTTCGACGAGCTAGAGGAGGATGACGACGAGGAGGAGTGA
- the rpoB gene encoding DNA-directed RNA polymerase subunit beta: MTQLAVPSPVAPTFPDLVEIQRESFLWFLREGFEEELLSFSPIIDYTGKLELHFLPEYRPGDPSKGYKINRPRYDPEEAKRRDATYQAQIRVPTRLINKETGEIKDMDVFIGELPLMTDRGTFIINGAERVIVNQIVRSPGVYYKSELDKNGRRTYSASLIPNRGAWLKFETDKNGLVWVRIDKTRKLSAAVLLKALGLSDSEIYDNLRHPEFFQKTMEKEGPYTEEEALMELYRKLRPGEPPTVSGGQQLLESRFFDPKRYDLGRVGRYKLNKKLNLNVAESVRVLTVTDILAVIDYLINLEYDIGHVDDIDHLGNRRVRSVGELLQNQVRVGLNRLERIIRERMTVSESENLTPASLVNPKPLVAAIKEFFGSSQLSQFMDQTNPLAELTHKRRLSALGPGGLSRERAGFAVRDIHPSHYGRICPIETPEGPNAGLIGSLATHARVNQYGFIESPYYRVENGVVRKDLGMVYLTADEEDEYRVAPGDVPVDAEGRITADLVPVRYRQEFTTAHPTEVHYVQVAPVQVISVATSLIPFLEHDDANRALMGANMQRQAVPLLKPDRPYVGTGLEAQAARDSGMVVVSRTNGVVTYVSADEIVVRPDDGGDPIVYRLQKYQRSNQDTCLNQRPLVYTGDRVVAGQVLADGPATEGGELALGQNVLVAYMPWEGYNYEDAILISERLVYDDVFTSVHIEKHEIEARQTKLGPEEITREIPNVGEDALRDLDENGIVRIGAWVEAGDILVGKVTPKGESDQPPEERLLRAIFGEKARDVRDNSLRVPNGERGRVVDVRIFTREQGDELPPGANMVVRVYIALKRKIQVGDKIAGRHGNKGIISRILPIEDMPYLADGTPVDVVLNPLGVPSRMNVGQVYECLLGWAAEHLGVRFKLMPFDEMHGLEASRLTVEAKLREAREKTGKDWIFNPEGKYCGKIQVFDGRTGEPFDQPVTVGRAYMLKLVHLVDDKIHARSTGPYSLVTQQPLGGKAQQGGQRFGEMEVWALEAFGAAYILQELLTVKSDDMVGRNEALNAIVKGKPIPRPGTPESFKVLVRELQSLCLDVSVHKVEVDSEGQTHDVEVDLMADTSNRHTPSRPTYESVTSEDLSPSPAFTRVLRTADANASRSLEEDEDEEEEEDF, encoded by the coding sequence ATGACACAATTAGCAGTGCCATCCCCTGTCGCTCCTACCTTTCCTGACCTGGTGGAGATTCAGCGGGAGAGTTTCTTGTGGTTTTTGCGAGAAGGGTTTGAAGAGGAGCTTCTCAGCTTTTCCCCCATCATCGATTACACTGGTAAGCTAGAGCTGCACTTCCTGCCTGAATATCGCCCTGGGGATCCCTCCAAAGGGTACAAGATCAACCGCCCCCGCTACGACCCTGAGGAGGCCAAGCGGCGGGATGCCACCTATCAAGCGCAGATCCGGGTGCCCACTCGCCTGATCAACAAAGAGACCGGCGAGATTAAAGACATGGACGTCTTCATCGGCGAACTACCCTTGATGACGGATCGGGGCACCTTCATCATCAACGGCGCCGAGCGGGTGATCGTCAACCAAATTGTGCGCAGCCCCGGCGTCTATTACAAATCGGAGCTGGACAAAAACGGGCGTCGCACCTACAGCGCCAGCCTCATCCCCAACCGCGGCGCCTGGCTGAAGTTCGAGACCGACAAAAACGGCCTGGTGTGGGTGCGCATCGACAAAACCCGCAAGCTCTCGGCGGCAGTTCTGCTGAAAGCCTTGGGCCTGAGCGACTCCGAGATTTACGACAACCTGCGCCACCCCGAATTCTTCCAGAAAACCATGGAGAAAGAGGGGCCCTACACCGAAGAAGAAGCCCTAATGGAGCTGTACCGCAAGTTGCGGCCCGGGGAACCCCCCACTGTATCGGGTGGCCAGCAGTTGCTGGAATCCCGCTTCTTCGACCCCAAACGCTACGATTTGGGCCGGGTAGGGCGCTACAAGCTGAACAAAAAGTTAAATTTGAACGTAGCCGAAAGTGTGCGGGTGCTTACCGTCACCGACATTTTGGCCGTCATCGACTACCTGATCAATTTGGAGTACGACATCGGCCATGTGGACGACATCGACCACCTGGGCAACCGCCGCGTGCGCTCCGTGGGCGAGCTGCTGCAAAACCAGGTGCGGGTGGGCCTGAATCGCCTGGAGCGGATCATCCGAGAACGGATGACAGTCTCCGAGTCGGAAAACCTCACCCCGGCCTCTTTGGTCAACCCCAAACCCTTGGTGGCGGCCATTAAGGAGTTCTTCGGCTCCAGCCAGCTCTCCCAGTTCATGGATCAGACCAATCCCCTGGCGGAGCTGACCCACAAGCGCCGGTTATCTGCCCTGGGCCCCGGCGGCCTAAGTCGGGAACGGGCCGGCTTTGCGGTGCGGGATATCCACCCCAGCCACTACGGCCGCATCTGCCCCATCGAAACTCCAGAAGGCCCCAACGCCGGGTTGATTGGATCCCTGGCCACCCACGCCCGCGTCAACCAGTACGGCTTTATCGAAAGCCCCTATTACCGGGTCGAGAACGGCGTGGTGCGCAAAGATCTGGGCATGGTCTACCTCACCGCTGACGAAGAGGACGAGTACCGCGTGGCCCCGGGGGATGTGCCGGTGGATGCCGAGGGCCGCATCACTGCCGACTTGGTGCCGGTGCGCTACCGCCAAGAGTTCACCACCGCCCACCCCACAGAAGTGCACTACGTCCAAGTGGCGCCGGTGCAGGTCATCTCGGTGGCCACCTCCTTGATCCCCTTCCTGGAGCACGATGACGCCAACCGTGCCTTGATGGGAGCAAACATGCAGCGGCAGGCGGTACCCCTGCTTAAGCCGGATCGGCCCTATGTGGGCACTGGCCTGGAAGCCCAGGCGGCACGCGACTCCGGCATGGTGGTGGTGTCGCGCACCAATGGCGTGGTGACCTATGTCTCTGCCGACGAAATCGTGGTGCGGCCAGACGACGGCGGGGATCCAATTGTCTATCGCCTGCAGAAATACCAGCGCTCCAACCAAGACACCTGCCTCAACCAGCGTCCCCTTGTCTATACGGGGGATCGGGTGGTGGCTGGCCAGGTGCTGGCGGATGGCCCGGCGACCGAAGGGGGCGAGTTGGCTTTGGGCCAAAACGTGTTGGTGGCCTACATGCCCTGGGAGGGCTACAACTACGAAGATGCCATCTTGATCAGCGAGCGGCTGGTCTACGACGATGTCTTTACCTCGGTACACATCGAGAAGCACGAGATCGAGGCCCGGCAAACCAAGCTAGGCCCGGAAGAGATCACCCGCGAGATCCCCAACGTGGGGGAAGATGCCCTGCGGGACCTGGATGAGAACGGCATTGTGCGCATTGGGGCTTGGGTGGAGGCCGGCGACATTTTGGTGGGCAAAGTCACCCCCAAAGGGGAGTCGGATCAGCCCCCAGAAGAGCGGCTATTGCGGGCCATTTTCGGGGAAAAGGCTCGGGATGTGCGGGACAACTCGCTGCGGGTGCCCAACGGCGAGCGCGGTCGGGTGGTGGATGTACGCATCTTTACCCGCGAACAGGGGGATGAGCTGCCTCCCGGCGCCAACATGGTGGTGCGGGTCTACATTGCCCTCAAGCGCAAAATCCAGGTGGGGGACAAGATCGCGGGCCGTCACGGCAACAAGGGTATCATCTCCCGCATCTTGCCGATTGAGGACATGCCCTACCTGGCGGACGGCACACCGGTGGATGTGGTGCTCAACCCCTTGGGGGTGCCCTCTCGCATGAACGTGGGCCAAGTGTACGAGTGCCTGCTGGGCTGGGCAGCAGAACATCTGGGGGTGCGCTTCAAGCTGATGCCCTTCGACGAGATGCACGGTTTGGAAGCCTCCCGTCTGACGGTGGAGGCCAAGCTGAGGGAAGCCCGAGAGAAGACCGGCAAGGACTGGATTTTTAACCCGGAAGGCAAGTACTGCGGCAAAATCCAGGTGTTTGACGGTCGCACCGGAGAACCCTTTGACCAGCCTGTTACGGTGGGCCGCGCCTACATGTTGAAGCTGGTGCACTTGGTGGATGACAAGATCCATGCCCGCTCCACCGGCCCCTATTCTTTGGTGACCCAGCAACCGCTGGGGGGCAAGGCGCAGCAGGGCGGCCAGCGCTTTGGGGAGATGGAGGTGTGGGCTTTGGAGGCGTTTGGGGCAGCCTACATCCTGCAGGAGTTGCTCACCGTCAAGTCCGACGACATGGTGGGGCGCAACGAGGCTCTCAACGCCATCGTCAAGGGCAAGCCCATCCCTCGACCCGGCACGCCGGAGTCCTTCAAGGTGCTGGTGCGGGAGCTGCAGTCCCTCTGCCTGGATGTGTCGGTACACAAGGTGGAGGTGGACAGCGAAGGGCAAACCCACGATGTGGAAGTGGATCTGATGGCCGATACCTCCAACCGTCATACTCCCTCTCGACCCACTTATGAATCGGTTACGTCTGAGGATCTCTCGCCATCACCAGCCTTTACCAGAGTGCTCCGCACCGCTGACGCGAATGCCAGCCGCAGCCTTGAGGAAGATGAGGACGAGGAGGAGGAAGAGGACTTTTGA